Proteins found in one Arachis stenosperma cultivar V10309 chromosome 8, arast.V10309.gnm1.PFL2, whole genome shotgun sequence genomic segment:
- the LOC130945332 gene encoding uncharacterized protein LOC130945332: MRHTLNGKHKIGFIDVSLPKPDLALDPLLAKTWQCINDIVTTWLLNLISKDIRESVIYVGSVALLWQDLEARFSQSNAPQIFKLKKSLMTLSQGSLTVSQYFTKLKIFWKELNTFKPLVACSCGGVNVIQAYLDQEYIMLFLMGLNDNLVNVRSQILLSNPLLPIEKFFSLGL, encoded by the coding sequence ATGCGTCATACACTCAATGGAAAGCACAAAATCGGGTTCATTGATGTCTCCCTGCCAAAACCAGACCTCGCTCTTGATCCATTGCTTGCAAAAACTTGGCAATGCATCAACGATATCGTGACTACTTGGTTGctaaatttgatttcaaaagatATCAGAGAAAGTGTGATTTATGTTGGCTCAGTTGCGCTTTTATGGCAAGATTTGGAAGCTAGGTTCTCCCAGAGTAACGCGCCTCAAATCTTTAAGTTAAAGAAATCACTGATGACGCTGAGTCAAGGATCTCTCACTGTCTCACAGTACTTCACAAAGCTGAAGATTTTTTGGAAAGAACTCAACACCTTTAAGCCTCTTGTTGCCTGTTCTTGCGGTGGAGTGAATGTCATCCAAGCGTATCTCGATCAAGAGTACATTATGTTGTTCCTCATGGGCTTGAATGACAACTTGGTAAATGTGAGGAGCCAAATTCTGCTCTCAAATCCTCTACTTCcaattgaaaaatttttctCGCTAGGGCTGTAA